The genomic window CTAGATGATGAAATtaggcaaaataaaacaaacaaataaaatcagtcTCTTTCCTCATCTGGGTTTCAATTCACACTGAGTCTTCCCATAGGTCATGGGCAAGTCTTTATGTAAATCCagtttcaatttctacttttgtgAACTAAACTCCCATCCCTACTCAGGCAGAGTCTATTGCTTGCATTACCCGAGACAGCCAAGTTTGCTTTTCCAAACCCAGGTGTCTTGTACCAAGAGCTCAAAGTTCTGTTCTCCCACCCGTTGCCCCACGGGACCACTGACAGTTGGGGAATCATGCAATCAGAAAGCCAGACGGAAGTGAACCCAGCCCAAGGAAGCCGAAGCAGAGGCTCTTCTGAGCCtgtttatttaaatcattttgaaGTCTTACTAAAGCTGCAAAACGATGACTCTAAGTTCGGTTGACCTTGGCATTTCAAAAGATAAACCAGCGGAGTCAGATAAGATTTGTTGTCTATTCCTTTCCGACTATTCTAGTGAGATCTGTGAGCTCTttacaaaggagggaaaggaagagaagaattataaGCAAACAGAAGGAAAACCCTCTGGCTCATTGGGTTCTTCAGAACAATGCAAGATTTTGGCTCACACCTCTGGGAGAAAGACTGTGAGTAAGAAGCCCTCAAGTTTTAAGAATGAAACCAAATTATTGAATGTGACAGACTCCATTGCTTTAGAAAACAAATGGGGTAAGAAATGGGCTAACTGTCTCAAGGCCAAAGAAAATACTACTGTCCAAAACCAAAAAGGCACCAATCCCCAAAAAGACATCGAGGAAATAACAGAGGGAGAATTGGATGCCTTACGCGCTTTCTGTACCATGAGGATTAATTTGATGTCTaagcagaggaaaaaaagtagaactaAAAAAGTGCAGCATAAACTGGAAGGAGAAAAGACTGTGTCAGAAAAGTCAGACCTCTCTGTATCTGTGCAGCAGGTAAATAAACTGAATCTTAAAGACTCAAAGGCACCTATGagaaaaatgacaggaaaaaaagaacctaattcAGCACATAATTCTGACCGTAACAAGAAAAGAGAACCTAAAAAAGTTGCCTCCAtgacaaacaaaaaatcctttcTAGAATTAACTCGAAtacaagagaaaatggaagaatacaaGTATATCAAAGATACTCTCATCCTCATTGGAGAAATCCACAAAAACCTTCCCAGACTTTCAGATGAGCCAGAcaaaatgtggaaaaaattaaatgtagaaggCCATATTAATTAAACGACCTTTTCATCTTCCTATTCAGCCCACCTAAAGCAGTGCAACCAGAGAGCTAACTATTAATAATAACATGATCAATAAATAGCtctgtggaaaaaataaaataaaggagctgGCTGTGATTATTTCTAGATACTTTACagatttttgtgtctttttttctaCTCAATTGGGCAAAATTATGCCAAGTAAAAATGGTCCATAAAATGACACCTTATAACTGgaaaatacatacaaacatatatacattgtatatcaATAATTGATAATTAGTAATTATTGGtaactaatatatacatatatatatatatatgcaattgaACATATGTCTTTATAGAGTTATGGTAAATTTCCATTGGAAGAATATAAGACATTTTCTTAGAGTCAAAATTTGAGATTTTCTCAAATGGAATGAAGTGGGCAATCAGCATTCACATGTGGGGAGCAAATAGAGCTCCTACTCTTTCAATCATGTAATGAATTGGAAAAttctatctcatttcttttttctccccttcataGCTCTGTAAACTCGTTCTCCCCATTATTCTATTCCTAGAAACTAGAATTTGAAATTCCCAGAAATGAAGTTTGGTTCATGTTAGCTGAGGAGTAGAATTTGTGAATGCATTACTACAGACCAGTAGTTTATCTTTTGTGATGGtgaaaatcttaattttatttttaaagatttatttattgaagttttttatatTGCTTACATTTCAGAATATATCCTTCTTCATTCAAATATCCaaccttctctctctgttttgtttgttttttttaagatagtAGGTAGAGaaagaacaattcagcaaaatCAACCAAGACATtaactatatctatatttttGAGTAGAGTATGTCCAGTACTCTACTCAAATCTTCTCTAAAATCAGTTTTAGCTAAGTTTAGGTTTTTGgaactatatttcaaaataagttttagattaacctttaaaatcttttttttttttaatttttgcaatcCATAGTACCATATGGTACCAATGACAAAAGGTGgattaaaacagaaaagaattacaaattagAATTATTCTAAATCTATTACAAACAGATTATTTAGTCAAAATAATATGATTACTTGCtatcaaatgcttttaaaatctgAATCACATTAGACTTGATAGCTTGTCTTGAAAGCTCTTTCATAATAGccttctatttcctttattttctaccctccaggattttttttaaattatttttttttttacttttacatgaatttgtaactttttttcaaatgctGAAAATATCCTTGAAAATTAAACGATGGAACTGaggtttaattttctttcttattccaaatATGATCATTGATGACATCATGAATggaatttataataaaaacattatctGAAGATGAAAATAGGAAACTGGAGATTTTATCTTTGATCTTATATAGCTCATTTCAACtctttatatcttattttaattGACTATAAAATGATGGTAATATTATTTAATTCACTTTCCTTATAACATTATAGCTTTTGCTACCCTGTTGAATACTATGCTATTGCTAAGGGAAATACCATAGACTAAATGATTTTGCTTTTGAGGTTATAACCAATATATTGTTATGATTGAATTTATAGTtatgattaaatattttaaataatcaagATCACTTAACTCTTTGGGATTTACAATTGTCTATAATCTTTCATCTATGATCTAATATGGGTATGgttgcatatgtaaatatattatgtatattcaCATGAAAAATACATAAAGATTTGTTATGTAAAAAGACACattttgaagccaggaagacagTACAAGTCCTGAGTTTATCACATAACAATGTGATTTCATTGAGTAAGTCATCTAACTTCTATCTCCAGGCTATTATTTAAGACTTTGTTCTAGAAAAGGTGAATTTTGGTAAATTCCTACCAGAAAGCTCTGaaaactgataaaatcacaggtctggacaaaaatacttgttgattagtcattattctctctctctctctctctctctctctctctctctctctctctctctctctctctcttctctctctctctctctctctctctctctctctctctctctctctctctctctctctctctctctctctctctctctctctctctctctctctttcttttttctcttctcttctttctctctctctctctctctctctctctctctctctctctctctctctctctctttcttttttctcttctcttctttctctctctctctctctctctctctcggacGTCTCTcgtctctctgctctctcttctctttgttcttATCTGTGTCTCCCCTCCACCTAGATGGGCAAAGAGATATAtattgtgtacatatgtgtatatactcaAATGGATTTCTATATATCTGCACATGCAAATGTCTCAAAAACacatttgcaaaatttaaaaaccaagtttcttgttattttataaaactgGAGTTCCAGTTGTCAGAAATAAGTGCATGAATACCTcttttccaattttacagatttgGCAATACATTTCCCAGACTATGGAGAGCATGCattcacataaaatatttgtagtattCATCATTTCTGCTTAGACAAGTTActtactttaaattttagaaaattcattttctgtCAATCATAATGGAAATTCTCTATTGACTCTCTAGCTTTAAGAAAACCTTATGATTTCctggataagttttttttttcatataatagttttcaaaatctgtaacatttaaaaataagtgatATGTGGAATATATTAGGGAAAAAATTACTCTTAAATAGTTTAATTTAGAAATGTAACCATAATTGAAAACATCTTTAAATAAGGAGAAATATCACCTCctcattaatttaatttctcataGCCATTTATATAAATCCCAAGATAAATGAATATTCTCAAGGTATGaagtttgaagaagaaaaagcattGTCAGTGAAGGAATTATCTGGAGATGTGTGGAATTGATAATGAGAAGATAATGTTAGCATCTGGTTTCTTCCCCaagcatttctttgtttttgacaTAGAAGGTGAATCTCTTTGAAAAGAGAGCTGagagctacacccagcgaaagaactctgggagatgactatgaaccactacatagaattcccaatccctctatttttgtcctcctgaatttttgatttccttcacaggctaattgtacactatttcaaagtccaattctttttgtacagcaaaacaactgtttggacatgtatacatatattgtatttaatttatactttaacatatttaacatgtattagtcaacttaccatgggggggaggaggggaaacattagaacaaaaggattggcaattgtcaatgctgtaaaaacccatgcatatatctgataaataaaaactataatttaaagagagagagagagagagtgagctAAGAAGCATGTATAGCTTAAACCAAAATAGTCAATATGTAGAGAACAATATGATTATTTAGATACCTATTTTATTGCAGTGATTAAATCAATAGTGAAACAAAATcatggaatataattttcattagtAAGTTCTATAGATGTCACTTTATAACCACAAGAAGGGCTAATCCTAGATTAATAACATGTATTGAGGGACATCTGTTGTAAATAACATACCGAGAATTAAATACATGTTTCTTAAGCTGTTGACAAGTTGAGTTAttgatgtattttaaaattaaaaacattaaggggcagctaggtagcacaacgGATAGAGCTCCACCCCTGAAATCAAAAGGACTTAAGTTTAAATCTattctcatacacttaacacttccttgccaTGTggccctggcaagtcacttaaccccaattgcctcagcaaaacaaaacaaaacattatactgatgaaatcatgtgCTTAAGCTTtactgaaaacaaaatgaaattaaatcttAACTCTTAAAAATTGAAATCAATAGTGGTAGGAAAAGTTATTTTTCAATAGTTACAATGCATGTCAATGgataattcaaatggaataactagaaaaaaaatgttctttgtaTTTTAGATGAAAGAAAGGCCACTATATTGATACTGGGaaaaccaggaagaaaaaaagaaattccaaaatcaaatatatttggATTAACTGAATTTCCTAAGaccacagtttgtttagtcatttttcagttgtctcCAACTCTTCAAaaacttcatttggagttttcttggcaaaaatactggaatggtttgtcatgtccttctccatctcattttacaaatgagggtaTTGAAGTaaacaatgttaagtgacttgtccagtgtcacacagattattaatatcaaaggccaaatttgaatttaggaacatgagtcttcctttatgcattgtgccacctaactgtcctaAGATCACActtaggaaatggcaaaactgggattcaaactcagagtTTGACTTCAAATCTGTTGCTTCTTGGATCCATCATGTGTAAAacagattatattttaataaaattgttattttctaaCTAACAAGTaggttttattttgtgatttagcCTTAATGAGAGAGTAACATGAAGaataaaattgtaatatatgTCTAGAATAATCTGTCACTGAGATTTTAGCTGCAATTTTTAGAGAATATAAGAGGAATAACACTTAAAACTTTAGATAACActtgattttcattttgttaatagAACTTATGGATagtgaaagaaaatatgagaagtctttattaaaaagatatttcTGTCATATTTTTATACAAGGGTAAAAGTTTGTACTTTTATAGTACTCTTATTGAAGGATGGGATAGTAAACTATCTCCATAGCATCATATGCAAGTATACTTATTGTACTTGGCTCCCATGCCCCATGATGCTTTGAGTTCTCCTTTCAATGAAAATTGAAAGacatataatcatatattaaaaaaaaaaaacttctcttccAGATGTTCTAGCTCTtcataatgtataaaataattgtgataataagagttaatatttatttaatattgttacaTTTTTCATAGTGCTTAACATttgttacctcattttatcctcatagcaaTCCTGTAAgctaagtattattattactcttattttttttcctgtgtttttttttttgaggaaattagggggttaaatgacttgcccagggtcacacagctaggaagtgttaagtgctgagaccagatttgaactcagttcctcctgatttcagggctggtgctctatctactgcaccacctagctgcctcttattactcttatttttcagatgaggacattgaagcccagagaagggaaattattttctcatttacacAACTAGTGTCCAAGGTAGGATTTGGATCAAGGTCTTTGAAATTCTTCCCAAGTCTGattatgtatctatctattcatctatctaatATGTGTaatgtgtatattatatgcatatacacatacacaatgtaTTTTTCTATATATGGACATAGATAaagacacatacatatgtataattcaATTGTACATTTAACTTCAGTATTGCACAGAGAAAACAagtttaataataaatcatatgcatttaagtaatatatatatatattgatatttagctttcataaaattataaatttagtgAAATATATACCCGTATCTAgagatatgtttttatttttatttgctctaTAAATACATTATTAATATATACAGTTGTTACTGATCTGTCCACTATGGATCTCATTTTTCTCCAATcaaatgtatgtacatatatattcatatatattatttgtatataatttattctcTTGGGCTAGTCCTCTAAGAAATATGTTGTTCTCTACCTTCAGAAATTTTTACAGGGTACTCTGTCTGGTTATTTTCATCTCACTTCCTAATCCACTCATATCACATCTCTTTGTAAATCATAAAGGTATATGTCATATCTTCTTTTAGTAAGTTCCTTGAGACATAAACTATGTGATTTTCCTTTACTTTATCCTCATACTTAGTgaacaattaataaatgaatgatttttgtAGCAGCTAGTGATCTCTGACTTAATTAATCAATAAGGCAATATGCAACTAAAGAAACTGGAACATATCTACATTTGCATTTTTGCTAAAaattaaactataaaaataataacaataattcacaCATATATGATGCTTTAATGTTTAAAAAGcacattttacaaaagaattatatgaggtacttaattaaaaaattaaaccaaTTTTACTGATGCATGAAAGAAGCTGAGGCTCAAGAAAGACATGGTAACATAGCAAGTAAGTTTTAGAGCCATGTTTAAGTATGTCTCTCACTTACAAATCCAAGATGGTTCTGATTATGGAGTTAAATGTGATGACAGCTCACAAGTTCAACtcataaaacttaataaatgagATGAGGGAATCAATTTCATCACATTCTcaaaaataagaacaacaacaaaaagccctCAGTTTGTAGAACACCCTGGAGTTAATTATCACTTATGAGATAACATCTCTTATAGGgaattaatacattttttaaatggtattaAGAATTTGATATGGTTCCACAATAGAAGAGCTGGTAAAGCTCTTCCAAAGAAAGTTAACATCTGTCTTTgatacaaaggaaggaagaaggaaagataaagtTAGTGTTGGGGACAAAGACGTCCAGAATTATGAAATCTGCCAAAGCCTAGCAGACTTCTCAAAAGGATTGTGCATATGTCCTCATACCTTCTTCAAGAAGAAGGCTAAAACAtgtatgtcttttattttttcacataaaatcTTCTCAGTTTTGCTGGAAGCACAGTAGACTCTCATAACCTGTAGTGTTCTGGttgattttctggaggtcttgggaccagcctttgtttcagcagagaaatcaccatgagaatagccaagaataaaatccaaattctttattatctccttcaaagtctagtTCCTTGCCTGGGACCCAGgttagctttcttgaggtcctccagaatgtgtcttggtgTCTGTGGGGGAGACAGGAGGACTATCAAGATGTTCTCTgccttgaagtctgtctcagtccaagagtttgtgctccagcctccagccactgTCTTCCCCAAGTCTGTTCCAGTCCCCTTCCGAGTCTGACTCTGGCCCTTCTGAGTCTATCTCTAACTGAGTTTGTCCTAGTTTATATGCAGTGTACTgcgtataaaccaatcattatatcattaagGAACcattattgtaagattaaatcaatcatactgaactagagaattattaatcaccatgctaaactagataaccattgtcttatcaattatACTgacaacaccttgtaagaatccttgtttcaagtacagagttctgacccataataatataataacccGTTATATTATTGATCATCAGTGGAGCTTTGATTTTTATCAGTTTCTAAACTTGTTTGATAACCTATTGATAGGCAGCCTGGTATCATTTACTCTTGTGGACTCACCATATTGGATatttagtatagtatagtatagatgCTGGACATGCTGGACTATTTTAATATACTGTATCTCAGGACTTCCAAACTTGACAGATACAACAATCCCAGCTTTTTAATATCAAGAATTATAGGTATGAACCACCTTGCCTATCTATCTCGGTCTCTGTcactgtctatctctgtctctctgtgtctctctgtctctcaccatctatctatccatccatttttccactttttaatctatctgtatttttcattatttgtatttttatatatttttaaaatgtaaattaaatttaaatttaaaagtcttaATACTTTGTTAGttgctgttggttttatttaaagtgatatttttatttttatagcactaGGTTtaccttaatgatttttttcacttttaatctcATGATGTGTGcagaggaatttttaaaaagacaacttTGTAATAACTTTAATGAAAATAGTTGCTAAGAGCTATGAAAGGAAGCAGGTGTGAATGGTAAAGTGATGAATTCCCAGAGGACAAGAACTGAAACAATATAGGAGAAGCCAGGCTAAGAGCTTCTGGTGTGTGAGAGAGGTAGCAATGGTATCTTGTGTAAAAATCATTAATATCTAGCAGATAGCACTCACCAGGCAATGTGTGACATTAATGTCACATTAATAAAATGTTATCCTAATGAATGCTGGAATTATTTACCATTTAGCCTCTAGTCTATCACCTCAAAAACTAAATAGTTCCAAAAGTAGAATTATCTAATTTGGTAGTTCCAAAAGTAAAATTGAGTTGTAgattaaaagtttgtttttaaattggcTTTTTGGAATATGAAATGTATTGGTTTGGTTCTTGGAACAAAAGTTTCTTACCAAGTCACAAAATCTCTTCAACCATTTGGACAATGGTAGAAATGACACTGTTGGATCTTAGGTCCAATGTTTCTTGGTGAGAACATATTCAGAGTTCCAATGGAAAAATCGTTTGGGAACCATTTGAATATTTGTCAGCTAAAACTTTCAGGTTATTGGATGGTGTTGGGCCTTCCAATGACTACAATAGTGTATCTTCAACAAGTATTAGTCTAAATTAGATTCTTTTATGTATGAAAGTGATTACTTGAGGGTTTTGaagaaataatagtttttttattattattttattttttatttcataattataactttttttaacagtacatatgcatgggtaatttttacaacattatcccttgcatttagttctgttccaaattttcccctccttccctccaccccttcccctagatacaatatgtgtacagagccaaatttcttgttgcacaggaagaattggattcaccaattcttcctgtgcaacaaaaaattcggttctacacacatatattgtatctagaatatactgtaatatatttaacatatataagactgcttgccatctgggggagggggttgggagaggaagggaaaaaatctgaatagaagtaagtgcaagggataatgttgtaaaaaattacccatgcatatgtactgtcaaaaatgttataattataaaataaaaaaaaaaaaaagaattggattcagaaggtaaaaataacactcatttcccagtgtttcttctctgggtgtagctgcttctttccatcattgatcaattggaactgaattagatcttctctttgtcgaagatatccacttccatcagaataaatcctcataaagtattgttgttgaagtgtataataatcccctggttctgctcaattcactcagcatcagttgatgtaagtctcttcaagcctctctgtattcatcttgctggtcatttcttacagaacaataatattcaataacattcatataccacaatttacccaaccattctctaattgatggtcatctattaattttccagtttctagccactatgaaaagggctgccacaaatattttggcacatacaggtccctttccctactttagtatttctttgggatataagcccaggagtagcactgctggatcaaagggtattcacagtttaataccttttggggcataattccagattgctctccagaatggttggattcgttcacaactccaccaaccatgcatcagtgtctcagttttcccacatcccctccaatattcatcattatttttcctatcatcttaaccaatctgacaggtgtgtagtggtatctcagagttgtcttaatttgcatttctctgatcaatagtgatttggaacactctttcatatgagtagaaatagtttcaatttcatcatctgaaaattgtctgttcatattctttgaccatttatcaattgcagaatggcttgatgCCTTATAAATAAGAGTCacttctctatagattttggaaataaggcctttatcagaaccattaactgtaaaaatgttttcccagtttgttgcctcccttctaatcttgttttcattagttttgtttgtataaaggctttttaattttatgtaatcaaaatgttctattttgtgatcaataatgatctatagttctcctttggtcacaaattccttcctcctccacaagtctgagaggaaaactatccaatgttcctctaatttatttatgatctcattctttatgcctaaatcatggacccattttgatcttatcttggtatatggtgttttcccagtagt from Sminthopsis crassicaudata isolate SCR6 chromosome 3, ASM4859323v1, whole genome shotgun sequence includes these protein-coding regions:
- the LOC141562421 gene encoding uncharacterized protein C8orf48-like, translated to MTLSSVDLGISKDKPAESDKICCLFLSDYSSEICELFTKEGKEEKNYKQTEGKPSGSLGSSEQCKILAHTSGRKTVSKKPSSFKNETKLLNVTDSIALENKWGKKWANCLKAKENTTVQNQKGTNPQKDIEEITEGELDALRAFCTMRINLMSKQRKKSRTKKVQHKLEGEKTVSEKSDLSVSVQQVNKLNLKDSKAPMRKMTGKKEPNSAHNSDRNKKREPKKVASMTNKKSFLELTRIQEKMEEYKYIKDTLILIGEIHKNLPRLSDEPDKMWKKLNVEGHIN